In one window of Macrotis lagotis isolate mMagLag1 chromosome 5, bilby.v1.9.chrom.fasta, whole genome shotgun sequence DNA:
- the LOC141488504 gene encoding uncharacterized protein LOC141488504, whose translation MRDLSLAAGSTHLENAGAAGRKGPLPQQRKAKRKKA comes from the coding sequence ATGCGAGATCTTTCCTTGGCAGCAGGAAGCACACACCTAGAGAATGCTGGAGCTGCAGGGAGAAAGGGCCCACTACCACAgcagagaaaagcaaaaaggaaaaaggcCTAG